A genomic window from Flavobacterium johnsoniae includes:
- a CDS encoding Crp/Fnr family transcriptional regulator, translated as MDISNILDQIHLLPEQSRLELQNNVSEIAFSKGHILLKSNKIESNIYFIKKGLVRAFVERDNEVTFWFGKEGETIISMKSYVEDQPGYENIELLEDCELYELKTENLRKLFSEDVHIANWGRKFAEKELIKTEERLISRQFKNASERYLELMKDHPEIIKRVQLGHIASYLGITQVSLSRIRAELK; from the coding sequence ATGGATATTTCGAATATTCTAGACCAAATACATTTACTTCCAGAGCAATCCAGATTGGAATTGCAAAATAATGTTTCGGAAATTGCTTTCTCGAAAGGGCATATTTTATTAAAATCCAACAAAATAGAATCGAATATTTATTTTATAAAGAAAGGATTGGTTAGAGCTTTTGTAGAAAGAGACAATGAAGTGACTTTTTGGTTTGGAAAAGAAGGCGAAACCATTATTTCGATGAAAAGCTATGTTGAAGACCAGCCTGGATATGAAAATATAGAACTTCTAGAAGATTGCGAATTATACGAACTTAAAACAGAAAACCTAAGAAAGCTTTTCAGCGAAGATGTCCATATTGCCAATTGGGGAAGAAAATTTGCAGAAAAAGAATTGATTAAAACTGAAGAACGTTTGATTTCCAGACAATTCAAAAATGCTTCAGAACGTTATCTAGAATTGATGAAAGATCATCCTGAAATCATAAAAAGAGTTCAATTAGGTCATATTGCATCTTATTTAGGAATTACACAAGTCAGTTTAAGCAGAATTCGTGCGGAGCTAAAATAA
- a CDS encoding DMT family transporter: MNWIILIIAGLFEVAFASCLGKAKATTGTEMYYWYIGFFISLTVSMLLLMKATETLPLGTAYAVWTGIGAVGTVLVGIFVFKEPAAFWRLFFLTTLVGSIVGLKAVSH, translated from the coding sequence ATGAACTGGATTATTTTAATCATCGCTGGCCTATTTGAAGTAGCCTTTGCATCATGTCTTGGAAAAGCAAAAGCAACAACTGGAACTGAAATGTATTATTGGTATATTGGATTCTTTATTTCGCTAACCGTAAGTATGCTTTTATTAATGAAAGCCACAGAAACACTTCCGTTAGGAACGGCTTACGCAGTTTGGACAGGAATTGGTGCCGTTGGAACAGTTTTAGTCGGTATTTTTGTTTTTAAAGAACCTGCCGCTTTCTGGAGATTGTTCTTTTTGACAACTTTAGTTGGTTCTATTGTGGGTTTAAAAGCGGTTTCACACTAA
- a CDS encoding GNAT family N-acetyltransferase has translation MTFSHSIKSFDELTNHELYNMLRLRSDVFVVEQNCPYLDLDNKDQKGFHVLFHVDNELAGVTRLLPSGVSYDEISIGRVVISRAHRGLGLGVKLMEASIAGCEEKFGKAPIRISAQYHLSKFYQSLGFAEQGEVYDEDGIPHIGMLRA, from the coding sequence ATGACATTTAGCCATTCCATTAAATCTTTTGACGAATTAACCAATCACGAATTATACAATATGCTTCGTTTAAGAAGTGACGTTTTTGTAGTCGAACAAAACTGTCCGTATTTAGATTTGGACAATAAAGACCAAAAAGGTTTTCATGTTTTATTTCATGTGGATAACGAACTAGCTGGAGTAACACGTTTACTTCCTAGCGGAGTATCTTATGACGAAATTTCAATAGGAAGAGTTGTAATTTCAAGAGCACATCGCGGATTAGGTTTGGGAGTAAAATTAATGGAAGCTTCGATTGCAGGTTGTGAAGAAAAGTTTGGAAAAGCGCCAATTCGAATCAGTGCGCAATATCATTTATCCAAATTCTATCAATCTTTAGGATTTGCAGAACAAGGTGAAGTTTATGATGAAGATGGAATTCCACATATTGGAATGCTTCGTGCCTAA